In Lactuca sativa cultivar Salinas chromosome 5, Lsat_Salinas_v11, whole genome shotgun sequence, the DNA window GACAAAGGTGACTGATCCCTAGAAGGTAAAATCTGGCTAAAGGGCAAAAATGAACCAATTTTCCGGTAATACAGGCATCTGTGGCAAAAAAAAGACTTTGGACATAActggtttttttttttgtgtaaaatTAGAGCCTTTTATgacaaaaacccaaaaatatacaCTATATATGTTGATAAGTCTGAAATTACCGAttatagacaaaaaaaaaactactttCTTAATCCgctaaatatttttattaattttttcatTTATAGTGGTTATTTGTTAATATCCATGTAGATTACTATTATGGGTTAGTTAGAGTTAGAGTCAAGTAGACCaatctattatttttgtttatttttattgaatttcaaaaataattaataatcaaATATACTTTATCTATAACCAACCAATTAGAAAACAGTAAATTATTTTAGCTAAAACTAATAATAGGTCAAATAAATTCAACGATATCGAACTATATTTAAATTCAGAAAACCTTTTAAATATAATTTCTAGATAAaacttaatttttattataattacaTTTATCCTAAAATCTATGAGTAAGAAAAAAAAAGGTATCTTCAACCCTCCTTTCCTCGATTGTTCAATGAGTCCAGGCCTACCTATTTTATCACTTCAAAATCTCGTGGATGTTTGTTTAAAGGAGGCCCATTGGACCTTTATGCAATTTTAGTTAAAAGATGTACATTGCCTATCGGAATGTGACAATTTGATTATATAAAATTGGACTTGGAAAAGTCTTCGTTTTTTCAGACAGGTTACAAACGATCTTGGACCAGGTATTTTTCGGCATGTTCTTTGTTTTTTCTAGGTCTAGCAGTTTtttgggggtgtttggcttaactTTTCACAGCCCAAAAgttatttttgaaaaagttacaaaaaatcaGGATTtcttgacttttccaaaaagttcattttcttgtataaaaactccaaaagtagcttttaaaattagtttgccaaacattttttttttcaaaaaggacTTCTGGGCTGTataaagctaagccaaacaccccctttgtCTCTGTCTTTTTCGGTTCGCTTTAGATGTTTTTCAGTTTTTGGGTTTCGGTTTAGAGTTTTTTCTTTTACAAACGTGAATAACACAAAAATGATACATTAAATTTTAGTTAAAGAAATAAGGAAAAAATTGGATAATGTGTGTAAAAAAACATGTACTAATTAACACAAACAAGTTCTATTTCTTTCTGAAACCGGTTTCAGATTAGTCTTTAATCGATCTTGGGTCGGTCCGGTCTTGGAACGGTCCTTTTTTTTTTTGGACCAGTTAAGACGGTCTTGATCTGGTCTCGTCTAGACAGGTTTGTTTTTGGTCTTCTTTTAGACCAATCCAAACATATTTAAATAAAGTATAGGGTTTAAAGTGGAATTATTCGAAAGATTAGGCGGCGAAATTGAAACCTATTAAATTATACTACACCGCCTTTTGCATTCGCAGCAAAGGGCGAAATCTGAACCCTTCTCCCACACTGTCACGCAGAGTTTAAACCCTTCTGTCGTTAACGTCTGAAACCCTTCCTCCGGCCCTCCACTCGCAGTTTCTCCGGCAACGCTTCAGGTTAGCTTTCTTTCTTCCTTGAAGCTTAAACATACATTCTCTGCTCATTGTTACGGTTTTGTATTTGTTTTCTTAAAGTATATGCATCGAGCAAAACCTAAATAGGTAAACTTAATTGACAGTTTAGTTACTGTTAGGTAGTGTTTCTTTTCATTCTTTATGCAACTGCTCGATTTACGTTGTGAAATCTGGTGTATATTTTGGTTTTTTCAGTACTTGTATATGTCTATAATCGAAAATATATGATCCCTCGGTCCCAAAGAGAAAGGTCGTGGAGGTGTAGCAAGTTAGTTGTTAACCTTACTTTTAAAACGGATTGGAGTCTTCAATTTTGACAAATAATTGTGAACTGTGTTAATCTGTATAATGGTGGTTAAAAGAATGTACATGTTAAAGTTTACTGTAGCGACTTGGTGTTAGCAATGTTAGCAAAAAAAAGCACATAACATGTGTCAGTAGCTAGGTACTGATGTATCCTGAAATTGTTTAGTTTTTTGGTGATAGCAGGATGGATGACAGCTTGTATGATGAGTTTGGAAACTACATTGGACCTGAAATCGAGTCTGATCAAGAGAGTGAtagagaagatgaagatgaagatctccAAGAAAAGCCTGAAGACGAGAGGGCCGATTCTGATGAAGAGAATGGAACTGCTGGACCCAATGGATGGATGACAACTGGCGATGATGTTGATATGGAGAATCAGATTGTTCTTGCAGAGGACAAAAAGTATTACCCTACTGCAGAAGAAGTCTATGGTGAAGATGTGGAAACACTAGtaatggatgaagatgaacaacCCCTTGAGCTACCTATAATCAAACCAGTAAGAGACATTAAGTTTGAAGTTGGTGTTAAAGATTCATCCACCTATGTGTCAACCCAATTTCTCTTAGGCCTTTCATCAAATCCCACTTTGGTTAGGAATGTTGCTTTGGTAGGACACTTGCAACATGGGAAGACTGTTTTCATGGATATGTTAGTTGAGCAAACACACCATATTTCAACTTTTGatcaaaacagtgaaaaacacaTGAGATACACTGATACAAGGGTAGATGAACAAGAGAGAAGGATATCAATCAAAGCAGTTCCCATGTCACTTGTTCTTGAAGACAGCAATTCAAAATCCTACATGTGTAATATCATGGATACCCCTGGACATgttaacttttctgatgaaatgACTGCTGCTCTTAGGCTTGCTGATGGGGCAGTTTTGATTGTAGATGCTGCTGAAGGCGTCATGGTAAGTCATCTGTTACAACATTTCTTTGAtctttacataaaaatataaacttTTTATATCCATAAACTCATAAACATGAAATTTTTGGTATTCTTTAACATTGATGATTATCAACAGGTGAATACAGAGAGGGCAATCCGACATGCAATTCAAGAGCGCTTACCTATTGTAGTTGTGATAAACAAGgtattctttttaattttttactttaTACTTAACGTATAATAGCAATATACTTGCATTTATTTACTCATAATAGTAACATACATTTCTGAAATTCCAATTCTACCCCTTGATATAGGTTGACAGATTAATAACAGAGCTCAAACTACCACCTAGAGATGCCTACCATAAACTAAGACACACAATCGAAGTCATCAACAACCACATCACCGCAGTCTCGTCGACAGCTGGCAACGTCCAGGTCATCGATCCGACAGCTGGCAACCTCTGTTTCGCTAGTGGAAGTGCAGGCTGGTGTTTCACTCTCCAATCATTTGCCAAATTATATGTCAAACTTCACGGAATCCCATTCGATGCCAACAAATTCGCCTCAAGACTTTGGGGAGATTACTATTACGACCCCGCCACTCGGGCTTTCAAAAAGAAACAAGCCGCAAGTGCAGGGGCAGAACGGTCATTTGTCCAGTTCATTTTAGAACCACTTTACAAGATCTACAGTCAAGTAATCGGTGAACATAAAAAGAGTGTTGAGACAACGTTAGCTGAACTTGGTGTCACTTTAAGCAATGCTGCATATAAATCAAATGTAAGACCCTTACTTAGATTAGCTTGTAGTTCAGTTTTTGGGTCAGCTACTGGATTTACAGACATGTTGGTCAACCATATCCCTTCTGCTAAACAAGCTGCCCCTCGAAAGGTTGACCATATTTACACTGGAGTCAAAGATTCAAGAATTTATAAAGCCATGGAAAGTTGTGACCCATCTGGTCCACTCATGGTCAACATTACTAAACTCTATCCCAAATCAGATTGTAGTGTTTTTGATGCATTTGGTAGGGTTTATAGTGGGGAACTTCACACAGGGCAAACTGTTCGTGTTCTTGGAGAAGGGTATTCACCAgatgatgaagaagatatgaCTGTGAAAGAAGTGACAAAATTATGGGTGTATCAAGCGCGATATAGGATACCCATTAATAAAGCGCCACCTGGCTCGTGGGTTTTGATTGAAGGTGTTGATGCTTCGATTATGAAAACTGCTACACTTTGTAATGTGGAATATGATGAGGATGTGTGTATTTTTAGAGCTCTTCAGTTTAATACACTTCCTGTGGTGAAAACAGCTACTGAGCCTTTGAATCCAAGTGAGTTGCCTAAAATGGTGGAGGGGTTGAGGAAGATTAGTAAGAGTTATCCACTTGCAATTACTAAAGTTGAGGAGTCTGGTGAACATACGATTTTGGGAACTGGAGAGTTGTATCTTGATTCGATTATGAAAGATCTCAGGGAATTGTATTCAGAAGTTGAAGTTAAGGTAATTTgattatttttcattttctaaTATTTGGTTGATacttttttttagttatattttgGGAAAGGAATGGAATGGTTTATTTCATTGGAGTGAAAAAAAGTGTGTTTTGTTTTATGGAATGGAGTGGAAGTGGATCATTTTTGAAGGAATGTGCTTCTTTCCATTTTCATAATTTTCATTCCATCATAAAATGGAATGGAAAAAAAAGGAATGTGATCGATTTTTGTTAATGTAATCTTTGATGATATAAAACGTTTTTAATGATTTTACGACTTTGATTAAATTTACAGTTTCGTTTTCTAAGAATAACTTGGAAATATACTttttattatagttttatatgGGTTTTAACGAGTATTTATTatgtttcttttttaattttgtaAATAAGAAATGtgttaattataatcaaataaaGTATACATTTATTATGTTTCTTTTTTCATTCCATTGTGGGATGGAATGAAAAAAATGTAATATAATCCATTTTTCTTTAATTAATGTTAAGGGCACAAATCTCTTACGGAAaaaacttttacaattttacttATATTACTATTTTATTTTCTAATACTTTCTATCATGATTTTAGTTGCACTCTAATGAgcatttatcttttttttttttttttttttttgtaaataaaaaatTCATTCATATTAATTAAGTAATACTTAGAGTGGAGTTAAAGCTATAAATTGTATTTACATGTGGTTTTAAAACATATACATGGTATTTACATATAACATTAAAATTCATTTGAAAATCCATTGCATTTGCACAGCTCTACCAAACATGATCACAGAATATAATGACTCATTCCATTACCTTTTTCTAATTCCATTCCATTCTTTTGTCATTCCATTACATCCAATCGAAACAGATCCTTACTTACTTCTATGTATCAAACAGGTGGCAGATCCAGTTGTTTCATTCTGTGAAACAGTGGTGGAGTCTTCATCAATGAAATGCTTTGCTGAAACTCCtaacaagaaaaacaaaattaCCATGGTACGTAAGCTATACACCCTTTCTTTGGAATTAtcttttttctctctcttttttttaataaaaaaattgtatctaatattatttttattgtttagaTTGCTGAGCCATTGGAGAGAGGACTTGCAGAAGATATTGAGAATGGTATTGTAAGTGTGGACTGGCCTAGAAAGAAATTAGGAGACTTTTTTCAAACCAAATATGATTGGGATCTTCTTGCTGCAAGATCTATATGGGCCTTTGGACCCGATAAACAGGTACAAAAATATAAACCAAATAGATAGCcaaatatattatttgttattttaaattatgttttaatCATGTTACAGGGTCCTAATATATTATTGGACGATACCCTCTCGAGTGAAGTTGACAAAAGCTTGTTGAATGCTGTAAAGGATTCCATTGTTCAAGGGTAAGTTGGTCTTTTTATCTTTTATCTGTTAGCAATACAATCTTGTGATAATGTGAATGATTGATAAGGAAAGTAGAAATAATATCATTTTGTAACAGAAGAGAATATGGTTTTTGGAATGAATGGAATATTGAACCTTAATTTGTTTTGAGACTTTAGTactaatatataataatataaacatAACAGGTTCCAGTGGGGTGCACGTGAGGGCCCACTTTGTGATGAGCCAATCCGTAATGTTAAATTCAAAATAGTAGATGCGAGAATTGCACCAGAGCCATTACACCGTGGAACCGGTCAAATCATTCCAACAGCTCGACGTGTCGCCTATTCAGCTTTTCTTATGGCAACACCACGCCTTATGGAGCCTGTCTATTATGTTGAGGTAATAATacctataaatattatatttgcaTTTTATCTAGCTAAATATTCTAgaaattttaaataaacttcagcATTTAGGCCTATTTTATTAATTACTTATGACATGACAAGACAAAACAAGTTGTACTACTGCATTTGGCATGTATTGCACTAGGACTGATGTCAAAAGGACAAAAATTCTCAAAGGTGGGACAGAGACTTGTTCTCGATTTCTCATctgtgcaaaagacgtaaatgcccttctcGTCCCTCATCATCGTCTAAATAAATATCCCTAGAAAGCTTGTCCTATCCCGTGTAACAAACGCAGCCAGCCTTAGGCTGCTTTTATTTACCTGGACGGGACCTTTTTAGGGATATTTTAGACGATGACGATTTACGTCTTTTTGCACAGATGAGAGATCGAGATCGAGAGCGAGTCTCTGTCCCACCTTTGAGAATTTTTGTCCTTTTGACATCAGTCATAGTCCAATGCAGCAGTACAACCTGTTTTATCTTGTCATGTCCTTCCTACATAACAGATGGGCCCACATAGGATATATTTGCTTTTCCctatatatttaaatttaaatttaaatttaaatttcagATTCAAACACCTATAGATTGTGTTCCTGCTATATACACGGTGTTATCTCGTAGACGTGGACATATAACTGCTGATGTACCCCAACCAGGAACTCCAGCCTATATAGTGAAGGTCAGTATTTTAAATCTACAATGATAACAATTGGTTCTATCTTGTTTCTTCTAACTTCAacttaatatatattatttttgaattttcAGGCGTTTTTACCTGTAATCGAGTCATTTGGTTTTGAGACAGACTTAAGGTATCATACCCAAGGTCAAGCATTTGCCCTTTCAGCTTTCGATCACTGGGCAATTGTTCCTGGTGATCCACTCGACAAAAGCATTGTGTTAAGACCACTGGAGCCTGCACCCATTCAGTACCTTGCACGTGAATTTATGGTCAAAACAAGGCGTAGGaaggtattttatttttgtttaaaagaccaaaatacccctatatatattaaaataaattttttttttgataggGAATGAGCGAGGATGTGAGCATCAATAAGTTCTTTGATGAGGCTATGGTGGTGGAGCTTGCCCAACAGGCGGCTGATCTGCACCTTCAGATGATCTAGTGGCAAAAGAAAGATGTTGAACTTTTATCAATGAAATAACATGCGTATATCTGCCTAGTGATAAAAGGAGGCATTTCAATAGTAGTGATGGAATTATTGACTGATGGGATTTGATACTATGGGTATGATATGCTATTTTTTAGCGGTTTTGGTCATAGTTATTGATGAATTGAATTTTTTGTACCGAGTAAATTGTAATTCATTTATCGGCAAATTGAGTTTTTGTATGATGTGTGGCTACTGACTAGTTCTAGTTATTAATCTTTAATCAAAAGAAGTTACACTTATATTTTTTTACCAAATCGATGATGCTTAAATCACATCACTTAACATTTGATAATACCTAAATTGTTTGTTTGTCATGTTttctgaattttgaattaaaattcTTATTTTCTTTGATCATCTTTGGTGACGTTAATTAAATTTctaatagacaaaattgcaaaaatggtcttgtggtatgcatttttttagggttttagtccaaaccacgacttttttggatttgtggtcattttggactagtttgtatgtaaaaatggtccctccgaaaattgaaatgactaaatTGCCctcttaatatattttttatatttttttctatttaatttgatGTTTTATTGATAATAAAGTGGGGCCCACAtcccattctctctctctctctctctctctctctctctctctctctctctctctctctctctctctctctctctctctctctctctctctctctctctctctctctctctctctctctctctctctctctctctctctctctctctctctctctctctctctctcctgaaCACACAATTGTTTATCTTGTTCTTCAAAATACACAAGTTCTtcaacacatacacacataaaaTTTGGAAAATGATTCACATGGGTTTATATTTTTGGGCAGGAACTATTTTTCGTTTCGTATTTGGAAATCAATTTATAGATTTACACTTTAACACATACGAACAATCGAAAGGGAGTGCGTCTTCATCTGATCGGGGGAAGAGGAAACAAATCGGCAGCAACATTGACATCGGAGTGGCTGATGAAATCGTGAGGAGGGGCGGACATCGACCTCCGGTAACGATTAGCGAAGG includes these proteins:
- the LOC111881884 gene encoding 110 kDa U5 small nuclear ribonucleoprotein component CLO — its product is MDDSLYDEFGNYIGPEIESDQESDREDEDEDLQEKPEDERADSDEENGTAGPNGWMTTGDDVDMENQIVLAEDKKYYPTAEEVYGEDVETLVMDEDEQPLELPIIKPVRDIKFEVGVKDSSTYVSTQFLLGLSSNPTLVRNVALVGHLQHGKTVFMDMLVEQTHHISTFDQNSEKHMRYTDTRVDEQERRISIKAVPMSLVLEDSNSKSYMCNIMDTPGHVNFSDEMTAALRLADGAVLIVDAAEGVMVNTERAIRHAIQERLPIVVVINKVDRLITELKLPPRDAYHKLRHTIEVINNHITAVSSTAGNVQVIDPTAGNLCFASGSAGWCFTLQSFAKLYVKLHGIPFDANKFASRLWGDYYYDPATRAFKKKQAASAGAERSFVQFILEPLYKIYSQVIGEHKKSVETTLAELGVTLSNAAYKSNVRPLLRLACSSVFGSATGFTDMLVNHIPSAKQAAPRKVDHIYTGVKDSRIYKAMESCDPSGPLMVNITKLYPKSDCSVFDAFGRVYSGELHTGQTVRVLGEGYSPDDEEDMTVKEVTKLWVYQARYRIPINKAPPGSWVLIEGVDASIMKTATLCNVEYDEDVCIFRALQFNTLPVVKTATEPLNPSELPKMVEGLRKISKSYPLAITKVEESGEHTILGTGELYLDSIMKDLRELYSEVEVKVADPVVSFCETVVESSSMKCFAETPNKKNKITMIAEPLERGLAEDIENGIVSVDWPRKKLGDFFQTKYDWDLLAARSIWAFGPDKQGPNILLDDTLSSEVDKSLLNAVKDSIVQGFQWGAREGPLCDEPIRNVKFKIVDARIAPEPLHRGTGQIIPTARRVAYSAFLMATPRLMEPVYYVEIQTPIDCVPAIYTVLSRRRGHITADVPQPGTPAYIVKAFLPVIESFGFETDLRYHTQGQAFALSAFDHWAIVPGDPLDKSIVLRPLEPAPIQYLAREFMVKTRRRKGMSEDVSINKFFDEAMVVELAQQAADLHLQMI